One genomic region from Lujinxingia vulgaris encodes:
- a CDS encoding zinc ribbon domain-containing protein: MKEQLALLRELQNIDLELDEITTRKEEIVGRIQENTGFLDKLVDDLNSQKEELEEIRALQSQKKDDLKEINENLTMRQKRLRDIGSTKEYNAVEKEIESFKKSSEQTEEELLHLLEVIESTQESIKEKEDKIIQLREGIAADEAEAEKRLAELDAVINKLTNRQEEARGQVSKRVIHKYDFIRSRRPGLAVVACKNGHCEGCFMALPPQQYIEVQRGNTLEICPSCNRILYFWEDALGESSASDAMEA, from the coding sequence TTGAAAGAGCAACTGGCACTACTTCGAGAACTCCAGAACATCGACCTGGAGCTCGACGAGATCACCACCAGGAAAGAAGAGATCGTTGGACGCATCCAGGAAAACACCGGCTTCCTGGACAAGCTCGTCGACGACCTCAACTCCCAGAAAGAAGAGCTCGAAGAGATTCGCGCCCTTCAGTCGCAGAAGAAAGATGATCTCAAAGAGATCAACGAAAACCTGACCATGCGTCAGAAGCGTCTTCGCGACATCGGCTCGACCAAAGAATACAACGCGGTCGAGAAGGAGATCGAGAGCTTCAAGAAGTCCAGCGAGCAGACCGAAGAGGAGCTCCTGCACCTTCTGGAAGTCATCGAGTCGACCCAGGAGTCGATCAAAGAGAAAGAAGACAAGATCATTCAGCTGCGCGAAGGCATCGCCGCCGATGAGGCCGAAGCCGAGAAGCGCCTGGCCGAGCTCGACGCGGTCATCAACAAGCTGACCAACCGCCAGGAAGAAGCCCGCGGTCAGGTCTCCAAGCGCGTCATTCACAAGTACGACTTCATCCGCAGCCGCCGCCCGGGCCTTGCGGTCGTGGCCTGCAAAAACGGCCACTGCGAAGGCTGCTTCATGGCGCTTCCACCCCAGCAGTACATCGAAGTTCAGCGTGGCAACACGCTGGAGATCTGCCCGAGCTGCAACCGCATCCTCTACTTCTGGGAAGATGCCCTGGGCGAGTCGTCGGCCTCCGACGCGATGGAAGCCTGA
- a CDS encoding DsbA family protein, protein MPTLSYPHKTTTSGAALCAALVAILLAVGCAATPATTETPAAPAWQQSELVPLGESPRQGNPHAPVVIVEFSSLQCPYSARARQTIVELLEAYPQEVQLVYKHLPLPFQQESRPAALAAEAAGEQGAFWPMVDSLYASQRTMGEIGAEAAGKELAARIGLDEQRYAAALANQIALDARIQRDVELAGELGIQGTPTFVINGEPVRGAQPREVFDAAIARALERHALLEAEGVPASERYARSVELAQIQAREQAEQAREEAARAQQPAPQFVAMPVDGDELIHQPGDDFLVTIVEFSSLQCPFCARAVPTLAQLKERYGEKLRVVFKHFPLGFQEHSELAARAVVAAQEQGKGWEMRDAIYARQGELGPELIEKLANELQLDLAAFTAALQDEAVAERVSRQQEQGLSAGVRGTPSFIINGRLIVGAQPLEAFAAIIDDEIARAQALSDQHPELDSEALYERLIEDRLASAGE, encoded by the coding sequence ATGCCAACCCTCTCTTACCCGCATAAAACAACGACCTCTGGCGCGGCCCTGTGCGCCGCGCTGGTCGCGATACTTCTCGCGGTCGGCTGCGCCGCCACCCCGGCAACCACCGAGACCCCGGCGGCGCCTGCCTGGCAGCAGAGCGAGCTGGTCCCCCTTGGCGAGAGCCCCCGCCAGGGCAACCCACACGCCCCGGTGGTCATCGTGGAGTTCTCCAGCCTGCAATGCCCCTACTCGGCCCGCGCTCGCCAGACGATCGTCGAGCTACTGGAGGCCTACCCGCAGGAAGTGCAGCTTGTGTACAAGCACCTCCCGCTGCCTTTTCAGCAGGAGTCGCGCCCGGCCGCTCTGGCCGCCGAGGCCGCCGGCGAGCAGGGCGCTTTCTGGCCGATGGTCGACAGCCTCTACGCCAGCCAGCGCACCATGGGCGAGATCGGCGCAGAGGCGGCTGGCAAAGAGCTCGCCGCGCGCATCGGTCTCGATGAGCAACGCTACGCTGCAGCCCTGGCCAACCAAATCGCCCTCGATGCGCGAATCCAGCGCGACGTGGAGCTCGCCGGCGAGCTCGGCATCCAGGGCACACCGACCTTTGTGATCAACGGTGAGCCGGTGCGCGGCGCGCAGCCCCGCGAGGTCTTCGACGCCGCCATCGCCCGCGCCCTGGAGCGCCACGCCCTGCTCGAGGCCGAAGGCGTGCCTGCCTCCGAACGCTACGCGCGCTCGGTGGAGCTCGCGCAGATTCAGGCTCGCGAGCAGGCCGAGCAAGCCCGCGAGGAAGCCGCCCGCGCTCAGCAGCCCGCCCCGCAATTCGTCGCAATGCCCGTCGACGGCGACGAGCTCATCCACCAACCCGGCGACGACTTCCTGGTCACCATCGTGGAGTTCTCCAGCCTGCAGTGCCCCTTCTGCGCCCGCGCCGTCCCCACCCTCGCGCAGCTCAAAGAACGTTATGGCGAGAAGTTGCGCGTGGTCTTCAAACATTTTCCCCTTGGATTTCAAGAGCATAGCGAACTTGCTGCCCGGGCAGTCGTCGCCGCTCAGGAGCAGGGCAAGGGCTGGGAGATGCGCGACGCCATTTACGCGCGCCAGGGCGAACTTGGCCCCGAACTCATCGAAAAGCTCGCCAATGAGCTGCAACTCGACCTCGCTGCGTTTACCGCCGCGCTGCAGGATGAAGCGGTCGCCGAGCGCGTTTCGCGCCAGCAAGAACAGGGCCTGAGCGCCGGCGTGCGCGGAACTCCCTCTTTCATCATCAACGGGCGCCTGATCGTCGGCGCCCAGCCCCTGGAGGCCTTTGCGGCCATTATCGACGATGAGATCGCACGCGCTCAGGCCCTCAGCGACCAGCACCCCGAACTGGACAGTGAGGCGCTGTACGAGCGTCTGATCGAAGATCGCCTGGCATCGGCTGGCGAATGA
- a CDS encoding Hsp20/alpha crystallin family protein produces the protein MARTSKGTTSSNGNPQSTSQEIAVHHKEELQEAEGTREGSYFRPNVDIYETSKALTLVADVPGTAAEDFEIDLRDNLLTIVGSVREVDPSWQPLYSEYRVGHFMRQFRVGQQIDQTKISAEITDGVLKLTLPKAESAKPRKIEVRTA, from the coding sequence ATGGCCCGTACAAGCAAAGGCACGACGAGCTCCAACGGCAACCCCCAGAGCACCAGCCAGGAGATCGCCGTTCACCATAAGGAAGAGTTGCAGGAGGCCGAAGGCACCCGCGAGGGAAGCTATTTTCGGCCCAACGTCGACATCTACGAGACCTCCAAAGCGCTGACGCTGGTGGCTGATGTGCCCGGCACCGCTGCGGAAGATTTTGAGATCGACCTGCGCGACAACCTGCTCACGATTGTGGGAAGCGTACGCGAGGTCGACCCGAGCTGGCAGCCCCTCTACTCGGAGTACCGGGTGGGGCATTTCATGCGGCAGTTTCGCGTGGGCCAGCAGATCGATCAGACGAAGATCAGCGCTGAGATCACCGACGGGGTGCTCAAGCTGACGCTTCCAAAGGCTGAGAGCGCCAAACCGCGTAAGATTGAAGTGCGCACGGCGTGA
- a CDS encoding MgtC/SapB family protein: MVRAVAVSLALGGIIGLERQSHREPESPLGSVGVRTFALSSLLGTVSVIAQNILPGLPYVVGLGYFALLVAFFWHERRATEHEVGITTQISAMVVFVLGVLVPSMPMVAASIAVIVAIVLSLKRHTTTFVHLLTPAEIVSTMKFLLVTVVLLPLLPDQPVDPWGIYNLREIWLLVVLISGISFLGYFAIRFLGTSRGLVLTGVLGGMASSTAVALAMSRQVHQNPRSRTVLLSAAFAIMLANAFMFARVTVAVAVVNLELVKTLWLPFVLMAIPGSVVAGLLWVTLVSHVRDRPEGRDEPATLDEGMALEIRNPFELVPALKFALLLVVIIGVAKGVGQIYGSQVIYLTAIFGGLAETNAISLAVARMEAGGELSAALATQAIVIAILTNSLVKAIMSAIIGSRRLGAYVAMGLAPIMAVGLLAAFLLL, translated from the coding sequence ATGGTGCGTGCCGTCGCGGTAAGTCTGGCGCTGGGCGGCATCATCGGACTGGAGCGCCAGAGCCACCGGGAGCCGGAGAGCCCACTGGGGAGCGTGGGTGTGCGCACCTTCGCGTTGAGTTCGCTGCTGGGCACCGTCTCGGTGATCGCGCAGAACATCCTGCCGGGGCTTCCCTATGTGGTGGGGCTGGGCTATTTCGCGTTGCTCGTGGCTTTTTTCTGGCATGAGCGCCGCGCCACCGAGCATGAGGTGGGCATCACCACGCAGATCTCGGCGATGGTGGTCTTTGTGCTGGGTGTGCTGGTGCCGAGCATGCCGATGGTGGCCGCGTCGATCGCGGTGATCGTGGCCATTGTGCTCTCGCTCAAGCGCCACACCACGACCTTTGTGCACCTGCTCACGCCGGCGGAGATCGTCTCCACTATGAAGTTCTTGCTGGTGACGGTGGTGCTGCTGCCGCTCTTGCCCGACCAGCCGGTGGATCCCTGGGGGATCTATAACCTGCGCGAAATCTGGCTTTTGGTGGTGCTGATCAGCGGGATCAGCTTTCTGGGCTATTTTGCGATTCGCTTTCTGGGCACAAGCCGCGGGCTGGTCCTCACCGGGGTGCTCGGCGGGATGGCATCAAGCACAGCGGTGGCGCTGGCGATGTCGCGTCAGGTGCATCAGAACCCGCGCTCGCGCACGGTGCTCTTATCGGCGGCTTTTGCGATCATGCTGGCCAACGCCTTCATGTTCGCGCGGGTGACCGTGGCGGTGGCGGTGGTGAACCTGGAGCTGGTCAAGACGCTGTGGTTGCCCTTTGTGCTCATGGCGATCCCGGGCTCGGTGGTCGCCGGGCTGCTCTGGGTCACCCTGGTCAGCCATGTGCGCGATCGCCCCGAGGGTCGCGATGAGCCGGCGACGCTCGATGAGGGAATGGCGCTGGAGATCCGCAACCCCTTTGAGCTTGTGCCGGCGCTGAAGTTCGCGCTCTTGCTGGTGGTGATCATCGGCGTGGCCAAGGGGGTTGGCCAGATCTACGGCTCGCAGGTGATCTACCTCACCGCAATCTTCGGCGGTCTGGCCGAGACCAACGCCATCAGCCTGGCAGTCGCGCGAATGGAGGCCGGCGGCGAGTTGAGCGCGGCGCTGGCCACCCAGGCCATTGTCATTGCGATCCTGACCAACAGCCTGGTCAAAGCGATCATGAGCGCCATCATCGGCTCTCGCCGCCTGGGGGCCTATGTGGCGATGGGGCTTGCGCCGATCATGGCGGTGGGGCTGCTGGCGGCGTTTTTGCTGCTCTGA
- a CDS encoding thymidine phosphorylase, translated as MRFVELIRKKRQGGELSEQELKRLVDAYTTGEVPDYQMSAFLMAVYFKSMTSKELSAWTEAMLHSGQVLDLSSIAGAKIDKHSTGGVGDKVSLILAPLAVAAGLKVPMISGRGLGHTGGTLDKLESIPGFNVNQSVERFIDLVDTLGLGLIGQTGEVAPADKKLYALRDVTATVECIPLIASSIMSKKLAEGIDALILDVKVGSGAFMKNIDRARELAQTMIGIGKAMNRPVRALITDMDQPLGRTIGNSLEVIESIETLRGEGPEDLTEITLELVTEMLDVAGNVTDRDQTKRRLLELLRDGSALGVFEKIIEAQGGDASVCADTSKLPTAKHTTVLEAWEGGHINRIQAESVGIAAMELGAGRRRKEDTIDPAVGLVMEAKRGDKVEPGQPVVTIHYNDDRELDKVKQMLREAIVIGEAPTDVPPLILDRLS; from the coding sequence ATGCGCTTTGTCGAGTTGATCCGCAAGAAACGTCAGGGTGGTGAGCTGAGCGAGCAGGAGCTCAAGCGTCTGGTCGATGCCTACACCACCGGAGAGGTGCCCGATTACCAGATGTCGGCGTTTCTGATGGCGGTCTACTTTAAGTCGATGACCTCAAAGGAGCTCTCCGCCTGGACCGAGGCGATGTTGCACTCCGGTCAGGTCCTCGATCTCTCGAGCATCGCCGGCGCCAAGATCGACAAGCACTCCACCGGCGGGGTTGGCGATAAGGTCTCGTTGATTCTTGCGCCTCTGGCGGTGGCTGCGGGCCTTAAGGTGCCCATGATCTCCGGCCGAGGTCTGGGGCATACCGGCGGCACCCTCGACAAGCTCGAGAGCATCCCCGGCTTTAACGTCAACCAGAGCGTCGAGCGTTTTATCGATCTTGTCGACACCCTGGGGCTCGGTCTCATCGGTCAGACCGGCGAGGTCGCTCCGGCCGACAAAAAGCTCTACGCGCTGCGCGATGTCACCGCGACCGTCGAGTGCATCCCGCTCATTGCCAGCTCCATCATGAGTAAAAAACTCGCCGAAGGCATCGACGCGCTCATCCTCGATGTGAAGGTCGGCTCCGGCGCCTTTATGAAGAACATCGACCGCGCCCGCGAGCTCGCGCAGACGATGATCGGCATCGGCAAGGCCATGAACCGCCCGGTGCGCGCGCTCATCACCGATATGGACCAGCCCCTGGGGCGCACCATCGGCAACAGCCTGGAGGTCATCGAGAGCATTGAGACCCTGCGCGGCGAAGGCCCCGAAGATCTCACCGAGATCACCCTGGAGCTCGTCACCGAGATGCTCGACGTGGCCGGCAACGTCACCGACCGCGATCAGACCAAGCGCCGCCTGCTTGAACTTCTGCGCGACGGCAGCGCGCTGGGCGTCTTTGAAAAGATCATCGAAGCGCAGGGCGGCGACGCCTCGGTCTGCGCCGACACCTCGAAGTTGCCCACCGCCAAGCACACCACGGTGCTGGAGGCCTGGGAGGGCGGCCATATCAACCGCATTCAGGCCGAGTCGGTGGGCATCGCCGCCATGGAGCTCGGTGCCGGTCGCCGTCGTAAAGAAGACACCATCGACCCGGCCGTCGGCCTGGTGATGGAGGCCAAGCGTGGCGATAAGGTCGAGCCCGGCCAACCGGTGGTCACCATCCACTACAACGACGATCGCGAGCTCGATAAGGTCAAGCAGATGCTGCGCGAGGCCATTGTGATTGGCGAGGCCCCCACGGATGTGCCGCCGCTGATTCTCGATCGCCTTAGCTAA
- a CDS encoding DsbA family protein yields the protein MRYGFELRSGLLALALTLSACGTTQPADVQEQSAAEQPTIAMVDSELLPVGDSPIRGAADAWVTLVVFGDFQCPFCGRLAATLDQVLAEQPQGRARLVFKHVPLDSHPHARLFARASEAAREQGKFWEMHDLLFDRAAELREGNPQAELRRLAGELDLDVEKFERDLADPKLHERVARDEALAEELGLEAVPAVYINGGYIPGAQPPAVYMRAIYDVGEATRGAVEDGEMKREEVYAHSVRALLPRSQQAQAAQAEQESAQARIARVPVYQPGRPVLGDDDEALVQIAHFHSLGSEPSVEMHRRLAELQAGDPQRIRVVTFQLPHSDDEVLAFAHRALAAASHDDAARGQQFLSWLAELPEDAWSQGPELLERIDAKLKELGVDPERVNSDESRARLAADQRLAIELDVVGIPTTFINGQRVVGLAPLDELKRQVEEKVAIAERVAQVRNISGQELYEAMLDAAEQQPAAR from the coding sequence ATGCGATATGGGTTTGAACTCCGAAGTGGTCTTCTGGCGCTTGCGCTGACTCTTAGCGCATGCGGCACCACGCAACCGGCCGACGTTCAGGAGCAGAGCGCTGCGGAGCAGCCGACCATCGCGATGGTTGATAGCGAGCTCTTGCCCGTGGGCGATAGCCCCATCCGGGGCGCCGCCGACGCCTGGGTCACCCTCGTCGTCTTTGGCGATTTTCAGTGTCCCTTCTGCGGGCGACTCGCCGCTACGCTCGATCAGGTGCTCGCTGAGCAGCCGCAGGGGCGCGCGCGCCTGGTCTTCAAACACGTACCGCTGGACTCCCATCCCCACGCCCGACTCTTTGCCCGGGCCAGTGAGGCGGCAAGGGAGCAGGGCAAGTTCTGGGAGATGCACGACCTGCTCTTTGACCGCGCCGCCGAGCTTCGTGAGGGCAACCCGCAGGCCGAGCTGCGCCGCCTGGCCGGCGAGCTGGACCTGGATGTTGAGAAGTTCGAGCGCGACCTGGCCGACCCGAAGCTCCACGAGCGCGTCGCCCGCGATGAGGCTCTGGCCGAGGAACTCGGGCTTGAGGCGGTGCCCGCCGTCTACATCAACGGTGGCTACATCCCCGGCGCGCAGCCCCCCGCGGTCTACATGCGCGCGATCTATGATGTTGGCGAGGCCACCCGGGGCGCGGTGGAAGATGGTGAGATGAAGCGTGAGGAGGTGTACGCCCACAGCGTTCGGGCGCTCCTGCCGCGTTCACAGCAGGCCCAGGCCGCCCAGGCCGAGCAGGAGAGCGCGCAGGCTCGCATCGCGCGCGTGCCCGTGTACCAACCCGGCCGCCCGGTGCTCGGCGACGATGATGAGGCGCTGGTGCAGATCGCCCACTTCCACAGCCTGGGCTCTGAGCCCAGCGTGGAGATGCATCGCCGTCTGGCGGAGCTTCAGGCCGGCGATCCGCAACGCATCCGCGTGGTGACCTTTCAACTTCCGCACAGCGATGACGAGGTGCTGGCCTTTGCCCACCGCGCGCTCGCTGCGGCTTCACACGATGACGCCGCCCGCGGCCAGCAATTCCTGAGCTGGCTGGCCGAACTCCCGGAGGATGCCTGGTCGCAGGGGCCCGAGTTGCTTGAGCGCATCGACGCAAAACTCAAAGAACTCGGCGTCGACCCTGAGCGCGTCAACTCCGACGAGAGCCGTGCGCGCCTCGCCGCCGACCAGCGCCTGGCCATCGAGCTCGACGTGGTCGGCATCCCCACCACCTTCATCAACGGCCAGCGGGTCGTGGGGCTCGCCCCCCTCGACGAGCTCAAGCGACAGGTGGAAGAGAAGGTGGCAATCGCCGAGAGGGTCGCACAGGTACGCAACATCTCCGGGCAGGAACTCTACGAAGCCATGCTCGATGCTGCAGAACAGCAGCCCGCCGCGCGTTGA
- a CDS encoding Hsp20/alpha crystallin family protein: MSTSPWFDDPYQLFRRELRSMMGGPSSFPFQSRDGQTASRRTMGVFPPVNIYDNGDAFMIRAEMPGIDRDSLDVSSKADQVVIRGERTPERMDDADVHRRERDAGQFRRAITLPQPIDVSKVEATYTNGILEIIAPRKEDARPRRITIK; the protein is encoded by the coding sequence ATGAGTACTTCGCCGTGGTTTGACGACCCCTACCAGCTTTTTCGCCGAGAGCTACGCTCGATGATGGGCGGGCCCTCGAGCTTCCCCTTCCAGAGCCGAGACGGGCAGACAGCGAGCCGCCGCACCATGGGCGTGTTCCCCCCGGTCAACATCTACGATAACGGCGACGCGTTTATGATCCGCGCGGAGATGCCCGGCATCGATCGCGATTCGCTGGACGTAAGCTCCAAAGCCGATCAGGTGGTGATTCGCGGAGAGCGCACGCCAGAGCGCATGGACGATGCCGATGTGCATCGCCGCGAGCGCGACGCCGGCCAGTTCCGCCGCGCCATCACCCTGCCCCAGCCTATCGACGTCTCGAAGGTCGAGGCGACCTACACCAACGGGATTCTGGAGATCATTGCGCCGCGCAAAGAAGATGCGCGACCGCGACGTATCACCATCAAATGA